The genomic window TGCACGGACGGCAGCAGTTCCTGCTTCAGGGAACCGACCGCGAAGAGTCCGAAGGCCACGATCGCCGCGGTGATGAGGCCGACGATCAGTCGATTGGCGAGGCTGAGCCTCGTGAGGAATGACATGGAAGGACGGGCCTCTCGGTCGCGGAGTGGGCGCCATCCGCCCCACTCCACGCTATGGAGCGGCGCCCCTGATCACATCCGCACGAGGATGGACCTGAAACGGCACCGGCATCCGCCGATCGGACGACATCGGTGGTCCCGCGGTACCAGCCTCGACCGCGAGGGAGCTGCGCCTTGACGGCACCGTCCTCCGATACCGGGCGTACCCTTGATACCCGAGTGCGCGCCGCGGGGTGCGCCGGAGCGAGGAGGGTACGTGGATCTGCAGGCCGTCGACCTCCCCAGGTTGCGCCGCGACGCGCAGCTCGAGCGCGAGGTGATCATCGAGCACCGCGCTCGCGACGGTGAGGACCCCTGGGACTTCCTGCCCTCGATGCCGACAGTCGACGAGCTCGTCGTCGCCGTCCTCCGGGACGACGCGCTGCACGCCCGGGGTCTGGCCGCCCAGCACGCGATGGCGCGGCTCGCCGGGTACTCGTCGCTCGACGACGCCCAGGACCATCGCGACAACGCGGACCACTTGGAGTACGAGGTACTCCGTGAGATCGCCCGCGTGCACCCCGAGTTGACCCGAGCGGTATGGCGGATGTCCGGCAAGGTCGCCCGGCCGCCGTGGGAAGGCGACGACGCCGAGTAGATCGACGCCGCCGCCCAGGTCACAGCGCCGCGGCGAGCGCCATGGCGACGACCGAGACCGTCATGCTCACCACCTCGATGACCACGACCCGCTCGCGCCGGCGAGCCGCCTCGACCGCGATCCGCGTGGATAGGGCGACGAACCCGGCCATGCCGCCCGCCAGGAGCACGGCGGGGAGGGCACTGATTCCGAACTGATGTCCTGCCGGGTGTATACCCGATCCGGCATATATACTCCCGGCGGCATGACCCGCCATGGTGCACACGAGCGCCGCCATGATGACGAGACCGCCTGAGGTGTGCACGGTCATCGCCGCACGGTGGCGCTTGACGGCGAGCGCCACCGCGTCGTCGACCGGAGCCGGCAGCCCGGCGACGGACCGAAGACGGACCGCCGAGGCGACGGCGAGGACGATCAGGACGACGACCCAGAGCAACGGATGCAGCATCCCGACACCGGTCGCCAGGTCGAGCATCGCCGCGAGCATGACGATCGCGGCCACGAGGTCGAGGGGTCCGCGTCGGCCGCCGACGGTGCAACAGGCGCCGACGGCGGCCGGGACGAGCGCCCCGAGGTGGAGGACCTCGCTCATCGCCGCGGCCTAGTGCCCGTGGCCACAGTGCTCCTCGGCACCCTCGTCGTGACCGCCGTGTCCCACATGCGCGGCGCCGGTGTCGTGCGAACAGTGCCCGGCCGCTTCGTTCGGCGGGACGTTCAGGGTCGGGTTCTTGCCGAAGAAGCCGTAGGGCTTGAGCGTGAACCGGGCGTAGTCCACCGGCATGACCGGCCAGTCCTCCGGACGGGGGAAGTGCGTCGGTCCGAAGGTGTGCCAGAGCACGATGTCCTCGCCGTCGATCGACTCGTCGCCCTCGATGAACCGCGTGATCCCGTCGCCACCCGGGTTCTGGTGGACGAAGTCGCCCGCCGCGTATCGTTCAGCCGGGTCGTACTTCGTGACGAAGAGGTGCTTCGTCGCGAACTCCGCCCGCTTGGCGATCGACGACGACGCGTCGGCCATGAGCGTCGGCGACTCCTGCGGGTACAGCACGTACCCCGTCGGGCGTCCCATCCGGTTCGTCTTCTCCGTGTTGACGATGTGCCAGGCTCGAGCGGCCGAGCCGTCCGCCACGCGTCCGGACCCCGCTTCCGTGCTGAGCCGCGTGACCCGCTTCGTGAAGGCGTTGCCGTGCTCGTTCCCCGGCCCGATCGGCACCCGGACCGCGTCCACCTCCTCGACCGCGTTCGACAGACCGTCGACCATCATGTCCAGTCGGGCCGAGAAGAGGTGCTGGTGGTACGGCCCACCGAGCCCGGGCGCGACCTCCGAGGCGTACGGGTAGTCGGCGCCCTCCGCGTCGAGCCCGGGGTACGCGGAGGTGAAGAGGATGCCCGTCAGCTTCGACTCGCACTCGATGGTGCCGTCGAGGTACAGGTACCAGTAGAACCCGTAGTCGTAGTTGCCGACGGTCGTGAAGAAGGAGATGACCAGCCGACGCGACCGCCGGACCTCGTTGGAGCCGGTGTACAGGTCTGAGTGCTTCCAGAGGGTGCCGAAGTCCTCCTCGTGCATGCAGATCCCGTTCTCGATCGTGAACGGGTTGCCGAGTTCATCGGCGAGCACCGCGTCGAAGTACTTGATCTCGCCCACACAGTCGCACCCGAGCGCCAAGGAGTTCGTGAACCGGCCGAACAGGTACTCGCCGGTGTCGAAGTAGTTCTGCCAGAAGCGCACGGGGGAGGGGTCGCCGTAGGGCACCAGCATCTCGTTGATCGACGCCCGGTAGATGATCGGTCGTTCCTCGCCGGCATCGTCGAACGAGAGCTGACGGAGGACGAGGCCCTCACGGACGTCGAACCCGACCTGGAACCGCCAGTTGCCCCACTCGACGAACTCGCCGTCGACCTGGAAGCTCGGACCCTCCGGCTGGGTGATGACGATCGGCTTGAGCGAGGAGAGCGGAGCGCCCTGGACCGCCGGGTCGTCGAAGTTCCCGGGCTCCGCCGGAATCGCCAGGGCTGTCGCGTCGATCAGGCGGGTGATCCGTCGTGCCGCGGTGTCGACATAGGCGCTCAGTCCGTCGACGGGGTGGGCCCACGGGTGGTCGGCCGGGTAGTCCTGGCGGAACGCGAGGACCCGGACGATCCGACGCCCGACCTCCTCGGGATAGTCGTAGAAGCCGGCCGACAGCGGGACGACCTTCACCTCGTCGACCGTGCAGCCACGGGCGGCGAGGGCGGCGACCCACCCCTCGTCCTCCGCCACGATCTCCGCGATGGCGTCGAACTCCTCAATGAGGATCGGCAGCTGGCCGCGGGAACCGTCCAGGACGACCGTGCTGAGCAGGGACCCGCTGTCGATGGACACCACGTTGTCCGTCGATCGACCCGTGGCCATGTCGAGCAGCATCACGCGGGCGAGGCGTTCCGGCAGGGGACCGTCGCCGGCCTGCCAGGCGAGCACCGCCCGCTTGTGGGGCTCCTCGAGGCCGACGTAGGCGAACCGGGTCGTCTCGGTGAAGTCGTCGAAGCCGGTGACGATGTCGCGGATGCGGTCGAACTCCGGCGCGGACAGGCTGGCGAGCGGGTGCTGGACGGGCGTGTCGCCGCCGGTGCTGCGCAGGGTGGTGGGGTCGGTGATGGTCATCGTGAGGCTCCTGGTTCGGTGATGCGGCTGGTCTCGGAAGGTGAGGGGAAGGGTCGGATGGTCAACCGCCGATGGCGTCCATGACGTCGGCGTAGGCGGCCGGGCGACGACGACGCAGGTACGCGGCCTGCACGAGGCCGACGACGGGGCAGACCACGATGAGGGCGAGGAGGACGGCGCTCACGGTTCCGAACACGGGGTTGCCGCCCGCATCCACGTCTCCGACGAGCATCGGGAAGTAGACGACGATCACGACGGCCGAACCGACGAGTCCGATGAACCCGAGGCCGGGTGCGACGACCGTGTTCCACACCCGCCGATCCTGCTTCGTGCGGGCGAAGTACACGATCACCGCGAGGCTCGTGACCGCCATCAGGATCGCGATCGCGAGGGTCGCGACGCCGGCGAACCACGTGAACACCTGCAGGACGGGGTCGAGACCGAGCACGGCGAAGACGACGATCAGGATCGCCGCGGTGGCGCTTTGGACGAGCGACGAGGTGTGCGGCGAGAGGTGCCTGGGGTGGACGCCGCCGAGCCGGCCCGGCAGGACGCCGGCGTTCGACATCGTGTGCTGGTACCGGGTGATGACGTTGTGGAAGGAGAGGACGCAGGCGAACATGCTCGTGATGAGGAGGACGTTGATGACGAGCTCTCCCACCGGGCCGAGGTAGAGCAGGGTGGTGCGGAGGATCATCGCGCCGGGATCCTCACCGGCCACGGCGAGGACGTCGTCCGGGCCCCAGGCCATGACGA from Plantibacter flavus includes these protein-coding regions:
- a CDS encoding primary-amine oxidase, with product MTITDPTTLRSTGGDTPVQHPLASLSAPEFDRIRDIVTGFDDFTETTRFAYVGLEEPHKRAVLAWQAGDGPLPERLARVMLLDMATGRSTDNVVSIDSGSLLSTVVLDGSRGQLPILIEEFDAIAEIVAEDEGWVAALAARGCTVDEVKVVPLSAGFYDYPEEVGRRIVRVLAFRQDYPADHPWAHPVDGLSAYVDTAARRITRLIDATALAIPAEPGNFDDPAVQGAPLSSLKPIVITQPEGPSFQVDGEFVEWGNWRFQVGFDVREGLVLRQLSFDDAGEERPIIYRASINEMLVPYGDPSPVRFWQNYFDTGEYLFGRFTNSLALGCDCVGEIKYFDAVLADELGNPFTIENGICMHEEDFGTLWKHSDLYTGSNEVRRSRRLVISFFTTVGNYDYGFYWYLYLDGTIECESKLTGILFTSAYPGLDAEGADYPYASEVAPGLGGPYHQHLFSARLDMMVDGLSNAVEEVDAVRVPIGPGNEHGNAFTKRVTRLSTEAGSGRVADGSAARAWHIVNTEKTNRMGRPTGYVLYPQESPTLMADASSSIAKRAEFATKHLFVTKYDPAERYAAGDFVHQNPGGDGITRFIEGDESIDGEDIVLWHTFGPTHFPRPEDWPVMPVDYARFTLKPYGFFGKNPTLNVPPNEAAGHCSHDTGAAHVGHGGHDEGAEEHCGHGH